The bacterium DNA segment ATCACCTGGACCTGTACCGGCTGGAAAACTCAGCCCAGGCCGAGGAGATCGGCATCACGGAATATCTTTACGGCCGGGGGATCTCCATTCTGGAATGGCCGGAGCGGATCCGCGATATCCTGCCGGAAAGCCGGCTGGATATTCATCTGACCAGGCTGGACCAGCAGACCCGGAAAATCGAGATCAAAACATCAGGAAATAACTGGAATGACAGGTTTAATAATTGACACCAGCGGTCCCTGGCTGAACCTGGCCGTTTGCCGGGAGGATGATATTCTGGCCTCGATATCACAGGATGCGGGCAACCAGCAGGCCGAGAGGCTTCCTTTTGAACTGGGCAACATCCTGGCCAGGGCAAAGGTGAAGCTGTCTGAAGCAGACTGGCTGGCGGTGACGGCGGGGCCGGGATCCTTTACCGGCCTGCGGGTGGGGGTATCCTTTGCCCAGGGTCTGGCCATGGGTTCCGGCATCAGGCTTTTGCCTCTCAACACGCTGGATGCCATGGCCTGCCTGCCGGAGGGTTTTTCCGGAGAATTGTCTCCGATGCTGGACGCCAAAAAGGGACAGGTCTACACGGCCTTGTACCGGTCTGAAAACGGGGTCAGCGATGTGGTCTCTTCATACCAGGTGATAGAACCCCAAGCCTGGCTTTCCCGGCTGGCTCCCCGGACAAAAGTATTCGGCAGCGGAGCTTATGCCTACCGGGAGATGATATCACAGTCATACCCGGAGCTGGTGATGGATGAAGCTTATATCAACGGCCCTGAGATCAGCGGCCTGGTCAAGCTGGCTTTAAAAGAACTGAATCAAAACAAATTTGTACCGGCCGAAGAGCTGGATGCGTTTTACATCCGTCCCTCTGATGCCATGGTCAAGCGGCATGCCTGAGATCAGGGTAGAATTAGAGAGAATGACGGAAGGCCATCTGTCCGAAGTATTGGCCATAGAGCAGGCCAGCTTTTCCGATCCCTGGAGCGAAGTGATGTTCCGGCAGGAACTGGAGGATGACCCGGGAAAGTACCCCGTTGTCCTGACCATGAATTCTCAGGTGATCGGCTACGGTCTGGGCTGGATCGTGCTGGACGAGTTTCATCTGGGCAACCTGGCGGTCCGGCCGGACCTGAAGGGGCGGGGGTATGGAAGCCTGATCCTGGAGCGCATGCTCAAGCAGGTTAAGGGCAAGGGCTGCCGGACGGCCTCGCTGGAGGTCAGGGCCTCGAACCAAACCGCCATCAAACTGTATCATAAATATAATTTCAAAGAGATCGCCGTTCGCAAGAAGTATTATCAGGATGAGGATGCCCTGGTGCTGCTGGCCCGGCTGGATGAGGAAAAAGCATGCTAAAAAAGGGTGATATCATTGAACTGGGGCTGGACAGCATGGCTTGCGGCGGAGATGCGGTAGGACGGCACCTGGGACAAACCGTATTCGTGCCTTACGGGCTGCCCGGCGACCAAGTGAAGGTCCGGGTGTTTGACGCCCACCAGAAATACTGCCGGGCCGTGATCATGTCCATCGCCAGCCCCGGCCCCCAGCGGATCAAGCCGGCCTGCCCTTATTTCGGGGACTGCGGCAGCTGCCAGTGGCAGATGATGGACCACACCCGCCAGCTGGAGCACAAAAAAACGATACTGGAACAGACCCTGGCCCGGATCGGCGGCATCAAGGATGCCGGGATCGAGGTCCTGGCAGAAGGCTCCCCCTGGCATTACCGCAACAAGGCCCAGTACCCGGTTTCCCAGTCCAAAGGCAAACTGGTCGTAGGCTATTACCGGCAGGGCAGCCACCAGGTGGTTCCGATCGACGAATGCCCCATCATCCAGCCCGGTTTAAACCGGGTGTTCCAGCAAGCCAGGGACATCCTGTTGACTGCAAAGGTGCCGGGATATGACGAACTGACCAACAATGGGATATTAAGGCACTTGATCCTTCGTTACGGACAGTATCAGGACAAAATATCCCTGACCCTGGTCTGCACCAAGGACAAGATATATCCGGAAGTGATAGCATCATTGTCCGCCATCCCCGGGGTCGGTTCGGTATGGCTGAACCTGAATGCCGAACCGGGCAATACTATCCTGGGGAATAAATGGAAACTGCTGTCCGGGGAAAGCCAGATGGAGGAAGAACTGGACGGGATCAGGTACAAGCTTTCGGCCGGATCTTTCTGGCAGGTGAACCAGCTGACGGCCGGAGTGCTGTACCGCCGGATAAAAGATGAACTGCAGTTGACCAGCCGGCAGCAGGCGGTTGACCTTTATTGCGGGGCCGGAGCCATCTCACTGCAGCTGGCTGCAGCGGCCGGCCAGGTGCTGGGAATAGAGTCTTCGACCCAGGCGGTGGATGACGCCAGGGACAGCGCCAAAATGAACGGGATCACCAATGCCGAGTTCCTGGCCGGCCCGGCCGAAGTGCTTTTGGGAAAAGTGCAGCAGGCCGACGCGGTGGTCTGCGATCCGCCCCGCAGCGGTCTGAGGCCGGAAGTGGTCAGGGAACTGACCAGGCTTAAACCCCTAAAGATAGCATATCTTTCCTGCGATCCGGCCACTTTGGCCCGGGACCTGAAAGAGATCATTAAAGAGGATTACCGGATATCCGGCCTTTATACCGCCGATATGTTCCCCCAGACCTATCACATAGAAACCCTGGCTTTTTTGCAAAGGAAATAAATGAAAATCGGGAAAAATAAAAGGCCACCCCAGGGCCTGCTATTATGGCCGGGGTGGCTGTTATTGCTGGGCTTGTCCGGCTGCTATTCCTTTCACAGCGGCCGCCTTCCTTTCAAGACCATCGGGGTGCCGGTGGCCGCCAATGCCACCGGGGATTACCGGCTGCCGGACCTGGTCACCAAATCGGTGCTGGCCGCCATCACCCGGGATGGTTCGGTGACCCAGGCAGAGCCCGAGAACTCCGAAGGGATAATGGCCATAGAGATCAAAAGCTACAGCCGCGACCCCCTAAAA contains these protein-coding regions:
- the tsaB gene encoding tRNA (adenosine(37)-N6)-threonylcarbamoyltransferase complex dimerization subunit type 1 TsaB — its product is MTGLIIDTSGPWLNLAVCREDDILASISQDAGNQQAERLPFELGNILARAKVKLSEADWLAVTAGPGSFTGLRVGVSFAQGLAMGSGIRLLPLNTLDAMACLPEGFSGELSPMLDAKKGQVYTALYRSENGVSDVVSSYQVIEPQAWLSRLAPRTKVFGSGAYAYREMISQSYPELVMDEAYINGPEISGLVKLALKELNQNKFVPAEELDAFYIRPSDAMVKRHA
- the rimI gene encoding ribosomal protein S18-alanine N-acetyltransferase, encoding MPEIRVELERMTEGHLSEVLAIEQASFSDPWSEVMFRQELEDDPGKYPVVLTMNSQVIGYGLGWIVLDEFHLGNLAVRPDLKGRGYGSLILERMLKQVKGKGCRTASLEVRASNQTAIKLYHKYNFKEIAVRKKYYQDEDALVLLARLDEEKAC
- a CDS encoding tRNA (adenosine(37)-N6)-threonylcarbamoyltransferase complex ATPase subunit type 1 TsaE, which gives rise to HLDLYRLENSAQAEEIGITEYLYGRGISILEWPERIRDILPESRLDIHLTRLDQQTRKIEIKTSGNNWNDRFNN
- the rlmD gene encoding 23S rRNA (uracil(1939)-C(5))-methyltransferase RlmD, with translation MLKKGDIIELGLDSMACGGDAVGRHLGQTVFVPYGLPGDQVKVRVFDAHQKYCRAVIMSIASPGPQRIKPACPYFGDCGSCQWQMMDHTRQLEHKKTILEQTLARIGGIKDAGIEVLAEGSPWHYRNKAQYPVSQSKGKLVVGYYRQGSHQVVPIDECPIIQPGLNRVFQQARDILLTAKVPGYDELTNNGILRHLILRYGQYQDKISLTLVCTKDKIYPEVIASLSAIPGVGSVWLNLNAEPGNTILGNKWKLLSGESQMEEELDGIRYKLSAGSFWQVNQLTAGVLYRRIKDELQLTSRQQAVDLYCGAGAISLQLAAAAGQVLGIESSTQAVDDARDSAKMNGITNAEFLAGPAEVLLGKVQQADAVVCDPPRSGLRPEVVRELTRLKPLKIAYLSCDPATLARDLKEIIKEDYRISGLYTADMFPQTYHIETLAFLQRK
- a CDS encoding LptE family protein; translated protein: MKIGKNKRPPQGLLLWPGWLLLLGLSGCYSFHSGRLPFKTIGVPVAANATGDYRLPDLVTKSVLAAITRDGSVTQAEPENSEGIMAIEIKSYSRDPLKYSAQEVVSEYKITITAAVTVKNNQGKVLWENPALSAWSTYLPDQEEESVGIGKASDKLAEEIVRQAFENW